A genomic window from Streptomyces broussonetiae includes:
- a CDS encoding cell division protein SepF: MAGAMRKMAVYLGLVEDDGYDGRGFDPDDDFEPELDPEPERDHRRHEPSHQSHGAHQSQRDEEVRIVQPPAQREPVARSTSLAAESGRPARIAPVASITQERQPLEKNAPVIMPKVVSEREPYRITTLHPRTYNEARTIGEHFREGTPVIMNLTEMDDTDAKRLVDFAAGLVFGLHGSIERVTQKVFLLSPANVDVTAEDKARIAEGGFFNQS; this comes from the coding sequence ATGGCCGGCGCGATGCGCAAGATGGCGGTCTACCTCGGCCTCGTGGAGGACGATGGGTACGACGGCCGCGGATTCGACCCCGACGACGACTTCGAGCCCGAGTTGGACCCGGAGCCCGAGCGGGACCACCGACGGCATGAACCGTCACACCAGTCGCACGGCGCACATCAGTCCCAAAGGGACGAAGAGGTGCGAATCGTCCAACCGCCCGCGCAGCGCGAGCCGGTGGCCCGTTCGACTTCGCTCGCCGCGGAATCCGGACGTCCGGCGCGCATCGCGCCCGTGGCATCCATCACACAAGAACGTCAGCCCCTCGAGAAGAACGCACCGGTGATCATGCCCAAGGTTGTGTCCGAGCGAGAGCCTTACCGGATCACCACGCTTCACCCGCGGACCTACAACGAGGCCCGTACCATCGGGGAACACTTCCGTGAAGGCACCCCTGTGATCATGAATCTGACTGAGATGGACGACACAGACGCGAAGCGACTTGTCGACTTTGCGGCTGGTTTGGTGTTTGGTCTTCACGGCAGCATCGAGCGGGTGACGCAGAAGGTGTTCCTGTTGTCTCCTGCTAACGTCGATGTCACGGCGGAGGACAAGGCCCGCATCGCAGAGGGCGGGTTCTTCAACCAGAGCTGA
- a CDS encoding cell division protein FtsQ/DivIB — protein sequence MAGPTTAERGERQQESSGPPSARRFRRPHLRTIVILAVAAVLLGAGATWVLYGSSWLRVEHVSVSGTRVLTPAAVRDVAAVPVGAPMVSVDTDGIEARLRRELPRIGAVDVVRSWPHGIGLKVTERTPVLLLKSGGKFVEVDDEGVRFATVSQAPKGVPALELSLSRAGSAAASLRRFGADRLVREAVRVAGDLPDAVARDTRTVQVRSYDDISLELGDRRTVAWGSSESGRAKARALTALMKAAPGARHFDVTVPTAPASSGS from the coding sequence GTGGCCGGACCGACGACCGCCGAGCGCGGGGAACGCCAGCAGGAGTCGTCCGGCCCGCCGTCCGCCCGGCGGTTCAGAAGACCGCACCTTCGTACGATCGTCATCCTGGCCGTGGCCGCCGTACTCCTCGGGGCCGGTGCCACTTGGGTGTTGTACGGCTCTTCCTGGCTGCGCGTCGAGCACGTCTCGGTGTCCGGCACGCGCGTGCTGACCCCCGCCGCGGTGCGCGATGTGGCCGCCGTACCGGTCGGGGCGCCGATGGTCTCCGTCGACACCGACGGTATCGAAGCCCGACTTCGTCGTGAATTGCCCCGAATTGGCGCGGTTGACGTGGTTCGTTCCTGGCCTCATGGAATCGGCCTGAAAGTGACCGAGCGCACTCCGGTCCTGCTCCTGAAAAGCGGCGGGAAGTTCGTCGAAGTCGATGACGAGGGTGTCCGGTTCGCCACGGTTTCGCAGGCGCCAAAAGGCGTTCCCGCTCTGGAATTGTCCCTTTCCCGCGCGGGTTCCGCGGCCGCGAGCCTGAGGCGCTTCGGCGCCGACCGGCTGGTGCGCGAGGCGGTCCGGGTCGCCGGCGACCTGCCGGACGCGGTCGCCAGGGACACTCGGACCGTCCAAGTCCGTTCCTATGACGACATCTCGCTGGAGTTGGGCGACCGTCGCACGGTGGCTTGGGGCAGCAGCGAGAGCGGCCGCGCCAAGGCGCGGGCGCTCACCGCTCTCATGAAAGCAGCTCCGGGCGCACGGCACTTCGATGTCACTGTTCCCACCGCCCCTGCGTCATCGGGGAGTTGA
- the ftsZ gene encoding cell division protein FtsZ, translated as MAAPQNYLAVIKVIGVGGGGVNAINRMIEVGLKGVEFIAINTDAQALLMSDADVKLDVGRELTRGLGAGANPAVGRKAAEDHREEIEEVLKGADMVFVTAGEGGGTGTGGAPVVANIARSLGALTIGVVTRPFTFEGRRRANQAEDGIAELREEVDTLIVIPNDRLLSISDRQVSVLDAFKSADQVLLSGVQGITDLITTPGLINLDFADVKSVMSEAGSALMGIGSARGDDRAVAAAEMAISSPLLEASIDGARGVLLSISGGSDLGLFEINEAAQLVSEAAHPEANIIFGAVIDDALGDEVRVTVIAAGFDGGQPPARRDTVIGSASGSTSARRDEPSSVRLSEPSRPTFGSLGSVTPKEEPEPAPEPVADLPTVPPIPPAPRSYADSAAEELDVPDFLK; from the coding sequence GTGGCAGCACCGCAGAACTACCTCGCAGTCATCAAGGTCATCGGTGTCGGCGGCGGTGGTGTCAATGCCATCAACCGGATGATCGAGGTCGGTCTCAAGGGCGTCGAGTTCATCGCCATCAACACCGACGCACAGGCGCTGTTGATGAGCGACGCCGACGTCAAGCTGGACGTCGGCCGTGAACTCACCCGCGGACTCGGCGCCGGAGCCAACCCGGCCGTCGGCCGCAAGGCTGCCGAGGACCACCGCGAGGAGATCGAAGAGGTCCTCAAGGGGGCCGACATGGTCTTCGTGACGGCCGGTGAAGGCGGCGGCACCGGCACCGGCGGCGCGCCCGTCGTGGCCAACATCGCGCGCTCGCTCGGCGCCCTCACCATCGGTGTGGTCACCCGCCCGTTCACCTTCGAGGGCCGGCGCCGCGCGAACCAGGCCGAGGACGGCATCGCCGAACTGCGTGAAGAGGTCGACACCCTCATCGTCATCCCCAACGACCGGCTGCTGTCCATCTCGGACCGCCAGGTCTCGGTCCTGGACGCCTTCAAGTCCGCCGACCAGGTCTTGCTCTCCGGCGTCCAGGGCATCACCGACCTCATCACCACCCCCGGTCTGATCAACCTCGACTTCGCCGACGTCAAGTCGGTCATGTCCGAGGCCGGTTCGGCCCTCATGGGCATCGGCTCGGCCCGCGGCGACGACCGCGCGGTGGCCGCGGCCGAGATGGCGATCTCCTCGCCGCTGCTCGAGGCGTCCATCGACGGCGCCCGTGGCGTCCTGCTCTCCATCTCCGGCGGCTCCGACCTCGGGCTGTTCGAGATCAACGAGGCTGCCCAACTGGTCAGCGAGGCCGCCCACCCCGAGGCCAACATCATCTTCGGTGCGGTCATCGACGACGCCCTCGGCGACGAGGTCCGGGTCACCGTGATCGCGGCCGGCTTCGACGGCGGCCAGCCGCCGGCGCGCCGGGACACCGTCATCGGCTCGGCCTCGGGGTCGACGTCCGCCCGCCGCGACGAGCCCTCTTCGGTACGGCTGTCCGAGCCCAGCCGGCCGACCTTCGGCTCGCTCGGCAGCGTGACGCCGAAGGAGGAGCCGGAGCCGGCGCCCGAGCCGGTGGCCGACCTCCCGACCGTTCCGCCGATCCCGCCGGCGCCGCGTAGCTACGCGGACAGCGCCGCCGAGGAGCTGGACGTGCCGGACTTCCTGAAGTGA
- the murG gene encoding undecaprenyldiphospho-muramoylpentapeptide beta-N-acetylglucosaminyltransferase — protein sequence MHVVLAGGGTAGHIEPALALADALRRQDPTVGITALGTERGLETKLVPERGYELALIPAVPLPRRPTPELITVPGRLRGTIKAAEQILERTKADAVVGFGGYVALPGYLAAKRLGVPIVIHEANARPGLANKIGSRYAARVAVSTPDSKLRDARYIGIPLRRSIATLDRAAARPEARYRFGLDPNLPTLLVSGGSQGARRLNEVVQQVAPWLQQAGIQILHAVGPKNELPQVHQMPGMPPYIPVSYLDRMDLAYAAADMMLCRAGAMTVAELSAVGLPAAYVPLPIGNGEQRLNAQPVVKAGGGLLVDDAELTPEWVQQNLLPVLADPHRLYEMSRAASEFGRRDADELLVGMVYEAIASRR from the coding sequence GTGCATGTCGTACTCGCCGGTGGGGGGACCGCCGGCCACATCGAGCCCGCGCTCGCCCTCGCGGACGCCCTGCGCAGGCAGGACCCCACCGTGGGGATCACGGCCCTGGGCACGGAACGCGGCCTGGAGACCAAGCTCGTCCCGGAGCGCGGCTACGAGCTGGCGCTGATCCCGGCCGTGCCGCTGCCCCGCAGGCCCACGCCCGAGCTGATCACCGTCCCGGGCCGGCTGCGCGGCACCATCAAGGCCGCCGAGCAGATCCTGGAGCGCACCAAGGCGGACGCCGTGGTCGGCTTCGGTGGATATGTCGCCCTGCCCGGCTACCTGGCCGCCAAGCGGCTCGGCGTGCCCATCGTGATCCACGAGGCCAACGCCCGCCCCGGTCTGGCCAACAAGATCGGCTCGCGGTACGCGGCCCGGGTCGCCGTCTCCACACCGGACAGCAAGCTGCGTGACGCGCGCTACATCGGCATCCCGCTGCGCCGCTCCATCGCCACCCTGGACCGGGCCGCCGCCCGCCCGGAGGCCCGCTACCGCTTCGGCCTCGATCCGAACCTGCCCACGCTGCTGGTCTCCGGCGGCTCGCAGGGCGCCCGGCGCCTCAACGAGGTCGTCCAGCAGGTCGCTCCGTGGCTCCAGCAGGCCGGTATCCAGATCCTGCACGCGGTCGGCCCGAAGAACGAACTGCCGCAGGTGCACCAGATGCCGGGGATGCCCCCCTACATCCCGGTAAGTTACCTGGACCGGATGGACCTCGCGTACGCCGCGGCCGACATGATGCTCTGCCGAGCGGGCGCGATGACCGTCGCCGAACTCTCCGCCGTCGGACTCCCGGCCGCCTACGTCCCGCTGCCCATCGGCAACGGCGAACAGCGGCTCAACGCCCAGCCGGTGGTGAAGGCCGGTGGCGGACTCCTCGTCGACGACGCGGAACTGACGCCCGAGTGGGTACAGCAGAACCTCCTGCCCGTGCTCGCGGATCCGCACCGTCTGTACGAGATGTCCCGCGCGGCAAGCGAGTTCGGCCGCCGGGACGCCGACGAGCTGCTCGTCGGCATGGTGTACGAGGCGATCGCCTCGCGCCGTTAG
- a CDS encoding YggS family pyridoxal phosphate-dependent enzyme: MTDRKTELAANLAKVEERIADACTAAGRGREEVTLIVVTKTYPASDVRILSELGVRHVAENRDQDAAPKAAACSDLPLTWHFVGQLQTNKVRSVVGYADVVQSVDRARLVTALSNEAVRAEREVGCLIQVALDAGESGRGERGGVAPGGIEELADLVGAAPGLRLDGLMAVAPLTGEYAGRERAAFGRLMDLSTDLRRTRPTATMVSAGMSADLEQAVAAGATHVRVGTAVLGVRPRLG, translated from the coding sequence ATGACGGACCGTAAGACCGAACTCGCCGCAAACCTGGCGAAAGTGGAGGAGCGCATCGCCGACGCGTGCACCGCGGCCGGACGCGGGCGGGAGGAGGTGACCCTCATCGTGGTCACCAAGACCTACCCGGCGAGCGATGTGCGGATCCTGTCGGAACTCGGTGTGCGCCACGTCGCGGAGAACCGCGACCAGGACGCGGCACCGAAGGCCGCAGCATGCTCGGATCTGCCGCTTACATGGCATTTTGTCGGCCAGCTGCAGACCAACAAGGTCCGTTCCGTGGTCGGTTATGCCGATGTCGTGCAGTCCGTCGACCGTGCCCGGCTCGTCACCGCGCTGTCCAACGAGGCGGTGCGGGCGGAGCGCGAGGTGGGCTGCCTGATCCAGGTCGCGCTGGATGCGGGGGAGAGCGGCCGGGGTGAGCGCGGAGGCGTGGCCCCGGGTGGAATCGAAGAGTTGGCCGATCTCGTCGGCGCGGCACCGGGGCTGCGGCTCGACGGGCTGATGGCCGTCGCCCCGCTCACCGGGGAGTACGCGGGGCGCGAACGGGCGGCGTTCGGGCGGCTCATGGATTTGTCGACCGACCTGCGCCGAACCCGTCCGACTGCAACCATGGTGTCGGCAGGGATGAGTGCGGACCTCGAACAGGCCGTGGCCGCCGGGGCGACACATGTGCGCGTCGGCACCGCGGTACTCGGAGTCCGCCCCAGGCTCGGGTAA
- a CDS encoding DivIVA domain-containing protein gives MPLTPEDVRNKQFTTVRLREGYDEDEVDAFLDEVEAELTRLLRENEDLRAKLAAATRAAAQNQQNMRKGPPEQDQQQHPQQHPQQQGMPQQGMRGPGAPVPAGISGPPQQQMGGPMGGPPQLPSGAPQLPAGPGGQGGPQGPGPMGQGPMGQGPMGQGPMGQGPMGGQPPMQQQMGGPMGGPMGGPMGGPGQGPGGDSAARVLSLAQQTADQAIAEARSEANKIVGEARSRAEGLERDARAKADALERDAQEKHRVAMGSLESARATLERKVEDLRGFEREYRTRLKSYLESQLRQLETQADDSLAPPRTPATASLPPSPAPSMAPAGASAPSYGGNQTMGGNPAPSAPSYGGQQQMTPAMTQPMAPVRPQGPSPMGQAPSPMRGFLIDEDDN, from the coding sequence ATGCCGTTGACCCCCGAGGACGTGCGGAACAAGCAGTTCACGACCGTCCGCCTCCGAGAAGGCTATGACGAGGACGAGGTCGATGCCTTCCTCGACGAGGTCGAAGCCGAACTGACCCGTCTGCTCCGCGAGAACGAGGACCTGCGCGCCAAGCTGGCCGCGGCGACCCGTGCGGCCGCGCAGAACCAGCAGAACATGCGCAAGGGCCCGCCGGAGCAGGACCAGCAGCAGCATCCCCAGCAGCACCCGCAGCAGCAGGGCATGCCTCAGCAGGGGATGCGAGGGCCCGGCGCGCCGGTGCCCGCCGGCATATCGGGCCCGCCGCAGCAGCAGATGGGTGGCCCCATGGGTGGCCCGCCCCAGCTGCCGAGCGGTGCCCCGCAGCTGCCCGCCGGTCCCGGCGGTCAGGGCGGCCCGCAGGGTCCCGGCCCGATGGGCCAGGGTCCGATGGGCCAGGGTCCGATGGGTCAGGGTCCGATGGGTCAGGGTCCGATGGGCGGTCAGCCGCCCATGCAGCAGCAGATGGGTGGTCCGATGGGCGGCCCCATGGGCGGTCCGATGGGCGGCCCCGGTCAGGGCCCCGGTGGCGACAGCGCCGCCCGAGTCCTCTCGCTGGCCCAGCAGACCGCCGACCAGGCGATCGCCGAGGCCCGCTCCGAGGCCAACAAGATCGTCGGTGAGGCCCGCAGCCGCGCCGAGGGTCTGGAGCGTGACGCCCGTGCCAAGGCCGACGCCCTGGAGCGGGACGCGCAGGAGAAGCACCGCGTCGCGATGGGCTCCCTGGAGTCCGCCCGCGCCACGCTGGAGCGCAAGGTCGAGGACCTGCGCGGCTTCGAGCGCGAGTACCGCACGCGCCTGAAGTCGTACCTCGAGTCCCAGCTGCGCCAGCTGGAGACCCAGGCCGACGACTCCCTGGCCCCGCCGCGCACCCCGGCCACCGCGTCCCTGCCGCCGTCCCCGGCGCCCTCCATGGCTCCGGCCGGCGCGAGCGCCCCGTCCTACGGCGGCAACCAGACGATGGGCGGCAACCCCGCTCCGTCCGCCCCGTCCTACGGCGGTCAGCAGCAGATGACCCCGGCCATGACCCAGCCCATGGCCCCGGTCCGTCCGCAGGGTCCGTCCCCGATGGGCCAGGCTCCCTCGCCGATGCGCGGGTTCCTGATCGACGAGGACGACAACTGA
- the pgeF gene encoding peptidoglycan editing factor PgeF, translating into MIGQRESVSGAHFAFTDRWGGVSAAPYEELNLGGAVGDAPEAVRANRDSAAKTLGLDADRVVWMNQVHGADVAVVDGPWGERPVPEVDAIVTGRRGLALAVLTADCVPVLLADPVAGVVAAAHAGRPGMVKGVVPAAVRAMAELGAEPGRIVVRTGPAVCGRCYEVPEAMRAEVGALEPAAHAETSWGTPAVDVSAGVHAQLDRLGVCDRAQSPVCTLESEDHFSYRRDRTTGRLAGYVWLD; encoded by the coding sequence GTGATAGGACAGCGCGAGAGCGTGAGCGGCGCGCACTTCGCCTTCACCGACCGGTGGGGCGGGGTGAGCGCCGCTCCGTATGAGGAGCTGAACCTCGGCGGCGCGGTCGGTGACGCCCCCGAGGCCGTACGGGCCAACCGCGACTCCGCCGCCAAGACGCTCGGCCTCGACGCGGACCGGGTCGTCTGGATGAACCAGGTGCACGGCGCCGATGTGGCCGTCGTGGACGGACCGTGGGGCGAGCGTCCCGTGCCGGAGGTCGACGCGATCGTCACCGGCCGCCGCGGACTTGCCCTCGCCGTCCTCACCGCCGACTGTGTGCCGGTGCTGCTGGCCGACCCCGTCGCCGGAGTCGTGGCCGCGGCCCACGCGGGCCGCCCCGGCATGGTCAAGGGGGTCGTCCCGGCCGCCGTACGGGCCATGGCCGAACTCGGCGCCGAGCCCGGCCGGATCGTCGTCCGCACCGGACCCGCCGTGTGCGGCCGGTGCTACGAGGTGCCGGAGGCGATGCGCGCCGAGGTGGGCGCCCTCGAGCCGGCGGCGCACGCCGAGACGAGCTGGGGCACACCCGCGGTCGACGTGAGCGCGGGCGTGCACGCGCAGCTCGACCGGCTCGGGGTGTGCGACCGGGCGCAATCGCCGGTGTGCACGCTGGAGTCGGAGGACCACTTCTCGTACCGCCGCGACCGCACCACCGGGCGGCTCGCCGGCTATGTCTGGCTGGACTGA
- the ileS gene encoding isoleucine--tRNA ligase, with protein MTAPTYRQVPAQVDLPALEHAVLDFWREQKIFAKSLEQSEGRPEWVFYEGPPTANGMPGAHHIEARVFKDVFPRFRTMRGYHVARKAGWDCHGLPVELTVEKELGFSGKQDIEAYGIAEFNAKCRESVLRHTDAFKELTSRMGYWVDLDDAYVTMDPEYIESVWWSLKEIFSKGLLVQDHRVAPWCPRCGTGLSDHELAQGYETVVDPSVYVRFPLTSGPLAGEAALLVWTTTPWTLVSNTAVAAHPEVTYVVATNGEEKLVVAEPLVAKALGEGWETTGQSFTGAEMERWTYQRPFELVEFPSVSEGTDGHGPASAHFVVNAEYVTTEDGTGLVHQSPAFGEDDLKVCRAYGLPVVNPVRPDGTFEEDVPMVGGVFFKKADEKLTEDLQQRGLLFKHIPYEHSYPHCWRCHTALLYYAQPSWYIRTTAIKDRLIQENEKTNWFPETVKHGRFGDWLNNNIDWALSRNRYWGTPLPIWRCEDDHLTVVGSRAELTELTGTDQSALDPHRPYIDEVTFACPHEGCGSTATRVPEVIDAWYDSGSMPFAQWGYPYKNKELFESRYPAQFISEAIDQTRGWFYTLMAVGTLVFDKSSYENVVCLGHILAEDGRKMSKHLGNILQPIPLMDANGADAVRWFMAAGGSPWAARRVGHGTIQEVVRKTLLTYWNTVAFQALYARTSEWAPSAADPAPAERPLIDRWLLSELHALTDQVTQALEAYDTQRAGKLLSAFVDDLSNWYVRRSRRRFWQGEQAALRTLHEVLETVTKLMAPITPFITERVWQDLIVPVTPGAPESVHLAAWPKAELSAIDPELSKQMVLVRRLVELGRATRAESGVKTRQPLSRALIAATGFDSLDRELHTQITEELNVSSLASLSDSSAGPAGGGSLVDTTAKANFRALGKRFGKRVQDVAKAIAGADAAALSLALREGTASVEVDGETVTLAPDEVIITETPREGWSVASDSGATVALDLEITEELRQAGLARDAIRLIQEARKNSGLDVADRIALRWTSTDPGVIAALSENSELIADEVLSTDFQQGEADDSFGEPFTDEGLSLSFRLRKA; from the coding sequence ATGACAGCGCCGACGTACCGCCAGGTGCCCGCACAGGTCGACCTGCCCGCTCTTGAGCACGCCGTGCTCGACTTCTGGCGCGAACAGAAGATCTTCGCCAAGAGCCTGGAGCAGTCCGAGGGCCGCCCCGAATGGGTGTTCTACGAGGGCCCGCCCACCGCGAACGGCATGCCCGGCGCCCATCACATCGAGGCGCGCGTCTTCAAGGACGTCTTCCCGCGCTTCCGGACCATGCGCGGCTACCACGTGGCCCGCAAGGCCGGCTGGGACTGCCACGGCCTGCCGGTGGAGCTGACCGTCGAGAAGGAGCTGGGCTTCTCCGGCAAGCAGGACATCGAGGCGTACGGCATCGCCGAGTTCAACGCCAAGTGCCGCGAGTCCGTGCTGCGCCACACCGACGCCTTCAAAGAGCTGACCAGCCGGATGGGCTACTGGGTCGACCTGGACGACGCCTACGTGACCATGGACCCCGAGTACATCGAGTCGGTCTGGTGGTCGCTGAAGGAGATCTTCTCCAAGGGCCTGCTGGTCCAGGACCACCGCGTCGCCCCCTGGTGCCCACGCTGCGGCACCGGCCTGTCCGACCACGAGCTGGCGCAGGGCTACGAGACGGTCGTCGACCCGTCCGTGTACGTCCGTTTCCCGCTCACCTCCGGTCCGCTCGCGGGCGAGGCCGCGCTCCTGGTGTGGACGACGACCCCGTGGACCCTGGTGTCCAACACGGCCGTCGCCGCGCACCCGGAGGTCACCTACGTCGTCGCGACCAACGGCGAGGAGAAGCTCGTCGTCGCCGAGCCGCTTGTCGCCAAGGCGCTCGGCGAGGGCTGGGAGACCACGGGCCAGAGCTTCACCGGCGCCGAGATGGAGCGCTGGACGTACCAACGTCCGTTCGAGCTGGTGGAGTTCCCGAGCGTCAGCGAGGGAACCGACGGGCACGGTCCGGCTTCGGCGCACTTCGTCGTCAACGCCGAGTACGTCACGACCGAGGACGGTACGGGTCTGGTCCACCAGTCCCCCGCCTTCGGTGAGGACGACCTCAAGGTCTGCCGCGCCTACGGCCTGCCCGTCGTGAACCCCGTCCGCCCGGACGGCACCTTCGAGGAGGACGTGCCGATGGTCGGCGGCGTCTTCTTCAAGAAGGCGGACGAGAAGCTGACCGAGGACCTCCAGCAGCGCGGCCTGCTGTTCAAGCACATCCCGTACGAGCACAGCTACCCGCACTGCTGGCGCTGTCACACCGCGCTGCTCTACTACGCACAGCCCTCCTGGTACATCCGCACGACGGCGATCAAGGACCGTCTCATCCAGGAGAACGAGAAGACCAACTGGTTCCCTGAGACAGTCAAGCACGGCCGCTTCGGCGACTGGCTGAACAACAACATCGACTGGGCGCTGTCCCGCAACCGCTACTGGGGCACCCCGCTGCCGATCTGGCGCTGTGAGGACGACCACCTCACCGTCGTCGGCTCCCGCGCGGAACTGACCGAGCTGACCGGCACCGACCAGTCGGCCCTCGACCCGCACCGGCCGTACATCGACGAGGTCACCTTCGCCTGCCCGCACGAAGGCTGCGGCAGCACGGCCACGCGCGTGCCGGAGGTCATCGACGCCTGGTACGACTCGGGCTCGATGCCCTTCGCGCAGTGGGGCTACCCGTACAAGAACAAGGAGCTGTTCGAGAGCCGCTACCCGGCGCAGTTCATCTCCGAGGCGATCGACCAGACCCGTGGCTGGTTCTACACGCTGATGGCCGTCGGCACGCTGGTCTTCGACAAGTCGTCGTACGAGAACGTCGTGTGCCTCGGCCACATCCTGGCCGAGGACGGCCGCAAGATGTCCAAGCACCTGGGCAACATCCTGCAGCCGATCCCGCTCATGGACGCCAACGGCGCGGACGCGGTGCGCTGGTTCATGGCGGCCGGCGGCTCCCCGTGGGCGGCCCGCCGGGTGGGCCACGGCACCATCCAGGAGGTCGTGCGCAAGACTCTGCTGACGTACTGGAACACGGTCGCCTTCCAGGCGCTGTACGCCCGTACGTCCGAGTGGGCGCCCAGCGCGGCGGACCCGGCCCCGGCCGAGCGCCCGCTGATCGACCGCTGGCTGCTGTCCGAACTGCACGCCCTCACCGACCAGGTGACCCAGGCGCTGGAGGCGTACGACACCCAGCGTGCCGGCAAGCTGCTGTCCGCGTTCGTCGACGACCTGTCCAACTGGTACGTCCGCCGCTCGCGCCGCCGCTTCTGGCAGGGCGAACAGGCCGCGCTGCGCACGCTGCACGAGGTGCTGGAGACGGTCACCAAGCTGATGGCGCCGATCACCCCGTTCATCACCGAGCGGGTGTGGCAGGACCTGATCGTGCCGGTGACCCCGGGCGCGCCGGAGTCGGTGCACCTGGCCGCCTGGCCCAAGGCCGAGCTGTCGGCGATCGACCCGGAGCTGTCGAAGCAGATGGTCCTGGTCCGCCGGCTGGTGGAGCTGGGCCGTGCCACGCGCGCGGAGTCGGGCGTCAAGACTCGTCAGCCGCTGTCCCGCGCGCTGATCGCCGCGACCGGCTTCGATTCCCTGGACCGCGAGCTGCACACCCAGATCACCGAGGAGCTGAACGTCTCCTCGCTGGCGTCGCTGTCGGATTCCTCCGCCGGTCCAGCGGGAGGCGGCAGCCTGGTGGACACCACCGCCAAGGCCAACTTCCGTGCGCTGGGCAAGCGGTTCGGCAAGCGGGTGCAGGACGTGGCGAAGGCGATCGCCGGTGCCGACGCCGCCGCGCTGTCGCTGGCGCTGCGCGAGGGCACCGCGTCGGTGGAGGTCGACGGTGAGACGGTCACCCTCGCCCCGGACGAGGTGATCATCACAGAAACCCCGCGCGAGGGCTGGTCGGTGGCGTCCGACTCCGGTGCCACGGTGGCGCTGGACCTGGAGATCACCGAGGAACTGCGGCAGGCGGGCCTGGCCCGTGACGCGATCCGGCTGATCCAGGAGGCCCGCAAGAACAGCGGGCTGGACGTGGCCGACCGGATCGCCCTGCGATGGACATCGACCGACCCCGGGGTGATCGCGGCCTTGTCCGAGAACAGCGAGTTGATCGCCGACGAGGTTCTGTCGACGGACTTCCAACAGGGTGAGGCCGACGACAGCTTCGGTGAGCCGTTCACCGACGAGGGGCTGTCTCTCTCATTCCGGCTGCGGAAGGCGTAA
- a CDS encoding YggT family protein: MSVFAQVVHIALLAFLAVLIFRLVMDYVFQFARSWQPGKAMVVVLEATYTVTDPPLKLLRRFIPPLRLGGVALDLSFFVLMIIVYILISITGSFV, from the coding sequence ATGAGCGTGTTCGCACAGGTGGTCCACATCGCGCTATTGGCGTTCCTCGCCGTGCTCATTTTCCGGCTCGTCATGGATTATGTGTTCCAGTTCGCCCGCTCGTGGCAACCCGGCAAGGCGATGGTGGTCGTACTGGAGGCCACCTACACTGTCACCGATCCACCGCTGAAGCTTCTGCGGCGGTTCATTCCGCCGCTGCGTCTCGGGGGCGTGGCGCTCGACCTGTCCTTCTTCGTACTGATGATCATCGTTTACATCCTCATCTCCATCACGGGGAGCTTCGTGTAA